The nucleotide sequence TGGTAGCGTAAATATCCGTCGAGTGACGCGTGACAACCTGCGTGGGTTTTACTACAATATCGTAAGCATCGGCCGTGCCGTGGCGAATCATGTGGTCCAGCAGGCGAGCGGCATCATAGCCCCCTTTTTCCACATCGAGGGCGATGCTTGACAGCGGTGGATCGGATAACTCGCACAGCATTACGTCATTATCTACCCCCAGCACAGCTACTTCTTCGGGAATGCGGATGCCGGACAGGCGGCAGGCCTCCGTAATATGCTGTCCCTGATTGTCGTCGCAGGCCATCAGCGCCACGGGCTTGGGTAGTGATTTGAGCCACTGACTCAGCGAACTCGGTTTATAGTACCACAGTTCGCTCGACCGCGCCTTCCGGTGCTCAAAGTACTCGACGGGGTACCCTGCTTTGTTGATACGCTCCTCAAAGCCTTCGGCCCGTTCGCGCGACCACACGATGTCGCTGAACCCGTAGAAGGCAAAGTGCTTGAAGCCCTTTTTAAGAAAATGTTCCGCCGCCATTTGGCCCGTTTCGCGGTAAGCACCGGTGATGTTGGGAACCTCGCGGAAGCGCTCCTTGAAATCCTGGGCAATGACCGAAATGCCGGCCTCCACGATTTTGACAATATCTTCGTCGTTGTACAACTGCCCCACGATGCCATCCGCCCCCCAATCGAGCGCCCATTTCAGGATTCCTTCCAGTCCCATCGTTTCGCGGTGAAACAGGGGCATCCGGCAGAAAATCCAGGGCCCATGATCCCGCGAATACGCCGAAATTCCTTTGAGCAGGCTCTTGCTGTATTCTTCGGCGAAGTCGATGAGGAGGATGATTTTGTACACTTCTGTTTAGTGGAGAGTTGAAAATAATTCGGTAGTTATTTCAGATCATTTATCCTAATCAACTCTATATAGCATATTTATCACTAATACTTATTTTCTTGTATTCTGCTTTCGGCCTAGTTTCACCCCAAGGTATTCTTTCATTCTTATCTTTAGGGAACATTGCATCAAATTTAATAAACTCTAATAAAAACGTTCCTAAACTCAAAATAGAATTATGAACACTAATTAATTCATTAATAGTGATATCAATGTCAACAATTTTAGGATCTATCCATGTAGATTTAAAATTTACGGATTCAATGGAAATATTACGTTCCTCATCTAGCCCATAAAATCTAATCAATTGTTTATGTTTTATAGAATTAGAAATTTCTCGTATATTCTTTACATTTTCATTTTCTTTATAAATTAGTAAATTCTCTAATAGTAAGTTTGCACTTTGAAAACTTTTATAATTATTCAGTTCTTTTTCAATATTCTTAAAACTACACTTTCTCATTTCACTCTTGTAATTTTCTAAATCTGAATAAAAATCGAATGCAAACCAGATAATCTGTAAAAAATAATCTTCACAGCTATTATACCATAATATTGAATTTTGTAAAAATTGAGTTCGTAGCCACAATTGACCAGAATACCCAGAATTCCAAGTAACTCCAGACTTATGTATCTTAGTATGAGCATTAATTAAAGAAAGTCTCGCACTTGCCAATACGGAATACAAATCATTAAATTTTTCGCCAGCAATAGAATAACCTTTATCATGCACCAATCCAAAATCAACAATATTTGTATCTATTTGATATGATAATGGAAGTAATAAATCTTTTGAAAACTTGTTTGTTTCTTGAACTAACTCTTTAAGAGAATATTCCTTTCCTCTATATATTATTTTAAGGAATTCCATTTAATTACTTAGTAAAATTATTTTTTGTATCGCGCACGGCTTGAATTTCCGCATTGATTTCATCCAGACTCATTTCCGAAAGACCTACTTGTTGCGCAATTTCGTTACACTCCAATAGGGCCTGTCTGGCATATTCCAGGCTTATTTTTTCAACCAGGTCAGAGAAGTCTATCTCACTTTCATTATCCAGATTATATTTCTGAAAATCCGTTTCGCTTACTTTCAGTTGAACCGTTTTCATAATCTTAATTTTTTGTTGCCTCCACTCTATCACCCATCGAACACCCAAGTAAATATCTTGATTTTAAACAACGTAAACAACTTTACCATTCCCGGCTTCCCTAAGTGAAAGAAAAAGTTCAGGTACCCTTGCCTTTAAACAACTCACCTACCCGAATGGTGGCATTCGTCACCAGCGGACGCGCCCAGATACCAATACTAAAAATATAGCCTAAGGTAAGCAACATAAACAACATAGCCGTACGTAAATCCAGCCACTCGGCCAGGCCACCTACGACGAGGGGTACCACCGCGCCGCCCGCGATGCCGCTGCACAGAATCCCCGAGAAGGTACCGTGGTGATGGGGCACCGAGTTGAGCGCGAGCGACACGACAATAGACCACATGACAGAGGCAAAAAAGCCCGTCAATGGAAATGCGATCAGGGCAATTTCCAACGTACCGAATAAAGCCGCTAATAAGGCAACGACGGCACCGGCGGTGAAAATCAGGAGTACGCGGCGACTATCGAAAAACTTCAACAGTACCAGGCCCAGCAGGCAACCGATCGTGAGCAAGCCCCAGAAATTGGAAAGTACCGAGGCTCCGGTGGTAGCCGGATCGACGCCATGATAAGTCTGGAGGAATTTGGAGGTCCAGTTGGCAATGCCCTGTTCGGTACCTACGTAGGTGAAAATCCCCAGGAAGAACAGCAGTACCTTGCGGTCGGCCAGAAGCTCGCGAAACGCCAGTCCGGTTTCCATTTTTTCATCCGCTTTCAGCTCCACCGTTGGAAACCGTACCAGTTGAATGATGATCACCATCGCCAGCGCAATGAGCGCGAACACCCAGTAAAGCGACACCCATTTCAGATTTTCGGGTACCAGCGAATCGAACAGCTGAATCAGCGATGAGTCGCTGCCCGAATGTACGTGCAAAACCAGATAGCTGTACAGCAAAGGGCTAAGAAACGAAGCCGCCCCAAAAAACAACTGCGCCATGACCGAATTAAACGCGAAATTCTCTTCGCCGCCCGCAACCCGCAACAACGGGTTGATCACTACCTGCAACATGGCCATGCCAATGCCAATCAGAAAAAGCGAAAGCAGTGCGACGCCAAAGCCCGGCAACAACGCAAAAAGCAACGCACCCACAAAAGCCAGCATGAAGGCCCACAAGAGTACCTTTTTCTCGCGGTACTTCTCTACCAGCAAACCCGAAGGAATAGACATAACGCCATAAGAAACGAAGAAGGCGAACGGCATGAAGCCCGCTAAGCCCAGACTCAAATCGAAACTATCCACAATATCAGGGATGATCGGCCCCAGAATATTGCTGAGAAACGAAATGACGAAGAAGATTACAAAGATTAGAAATACAATAAAGGGGTTGCGTTTCACTTCGTGTAGTTGACAGTGGAGAGTTGAAAATTAATAGATTATAGATAAGTACTTTGGCCGATCCAACGTCCAGCATCGAATGTCCTATTTCGAAGCGATGGCCGTGCGGCTGGAGCGTCCGGCTCTATCGAAGCTTTTCAGCCTGACGGTACCTTTCACCGGCAAGGGCTGTCTGTACTCGGGCGATTCAGTGGTGGGTTCGGTACCATCGGTGGTATAGCGGATACTCAGGCCGGGTAAGGCCGTATTGGCTTTCAGGGTGTCGTTTCGCACGATAGCGCCGGGCAAGGGTAGGCGGTAATTGTAGCCTCCGTTGAAACGCGCCAGACGGGGCAGTTCCCGTACCGCGATGGTATTGGCAAACACATTCCATTCCTTGGCCACCCGTTTCTTCCGGTCATCGTTTGGTGGCATTTCTTCCCAGTCGCGTTCCTGGCCCCAGGCACTCTCGGCGTAGCCAATCATTTTGGGCAGCATATACGATTCCAGCATGGCGCGCCCTTTGACGGTTTCGCTCCATAATTGCGCCTCTACCCCAATGATGTTCTTGCGGGCGTCAGGTCGCAACCGCTCCATTCCCTTGAAATCCGCATTGACATCCAGCGGGCGGCCCATATTGGTTTCCAGCGTCGTGCTGAACATGTTGTAGGGAGCGAACGTCCAGTTGTCGCGCGTATCGACGAAGCCCGCCCAGTAGAGACCCGGCTCCTTGGGGTCGTTGTCGTAGGACATGTCGAAATAGAAATTCGACACGTTACAGAGGATTACGGGATAGCCCGCATTGGCCAGGCGGTAGCCCAAATCACGATAGTCGAACAGGTTGTTCCAGATGTAGGGTACCACCCCGCCGCCCGCGAAGGCCGGATTGGGCTCGTATTTGCCGCCATCGGCTTTTAGCAGCGCTACCTCTTCCCAACCGTGCACGGTAAGTCCGCGTTTTTTCATGCGCTCTACCAGTTTTCCGAAGAAATAGGCCTGCAGGTTTTTAGGGTCTTTGATCGTAGGATTTTCCTTCAATAGTTTGGCTGCCATCGGTGAAGCCGTCCATGCTCCCTCGGGTACCTCATCGCCTCCGGCGTGGATCACGTTCATTTTCAGGCCGGCCTGCTGGTACATTTTTGCCATTTCGTCCACCACTTTTTCGTAGAAACGGTAGGTGGATTCGCGCGCCACGCTCACTACATTGTTTTTGTAGCCCTGCGCCGAGAGGTACGCCGAACGGTCGTCGGGGTCGATCAGGCGGTATTCGTTGGCTTCCTGTTCTTTGCCCTGCTTCATCAACCGCTCGTACCGGGCTTCCATGGATTTAATGGCTGCCATCGCATGACCCGGAAAATTGAGTTCGGGAATGACCCGGATATGGCGTTCAGCGGCATATTTCAATATTTCCACAAAATCGGCCTTGGTATAGTACCCACTTCCGTGTTTACCCGTTTCGTAGGCCAGCGGCCCCGACCCATAGGCCGGATGTATGGCCGGAGCATCCATACCTGATGTATGCTGCCGCTGTGCTCCTACTTCGGTCAGCTCGGGCAGTCCGTCTATTTCCAGTCGCCACCCTTCGTCTTCGGTGGTATAGAGCAGAAAATGGTTCAGTTTGTAACGCGCCATCAAATCCAGGGTACGCAGGATGGTTTCCTTAGTCTGGAAATTCCGGCTCACGTCCACGTGCAGGCCGCGGGTGTGAAAACGCGGCGCGTCCTCGATGTCCAGGCAGGCCAGGGTAGTTTTTTTCTGCGCGTAGGCTTCAAACGGAATCAGCGCCAGCAGACTTTGAATACCATAAAAAACGCCGGCCGCATCGGAGCCCACAATGGAGACGCCTTTGGGGGTAACAGACAGGCGATAGGCTTCTTTGGCAATCCCATTCACCGAAAGGGAATCGATCCGCAGGTCGATGCCGGGCGTGGCATTGGCTGCTGCCGCACCTACCTTGTAGCTAGCGGTCGTGATTTCATTCAGTCGCTTACTCAGGAAATTAGCTTCTTTTTCGAGCCCTTTCCCGTACCGGATCGCCTGACTCCCGTCCAGGGTCAGGGTACCCCCTACCCTTTTGATATGTACCGGGGAAGGAATTATTTTCAGCAGCGAGTCAGCAGGTACCACATGCAGGGGTAGGTTGGCGGCGTAGCGGTTGGCGGCGGTAGGCATCCGCAGCGAATCTTCCTTTCCCCGCAATATCTGTTGCCGCTCCGTGAACGGCTCGATGGTGTAGTCGGCTATCTGCTCAAATTTTTCCTCTTTGCCGGTTTTGTCATAGTACACGATGTATAGGCCCAGGGGAGCGTCCGTTTCCTTGATGACGCCTTCGATGCCCGAATACCAGATCTGGGTAAATTCACCGGCTTTCAGCGAGAAACCCTTCTCAGGTACCAGCTTGTACCAATCACCGTTGATGTGTACCACCCGGGCCGCCTGCGGGGTTTTGTTGGGGATGATGGGCCGGGGAGCCATGTTGAAAAACAGCGCCCAATTGCTGTCGTTCAGGTCGGTGGTACCGTTGTTCGTGAGATTGAAATAGGCGTCGAAGGCATTCTCCCGCTCCGTAAAATTACTGACCAGCTTCCACGAAACCTTCAGTTCGCTCTTGCCCGTGAGGGTTTCTTCACTGACTTTACCACACCGGAATAAAAACAGGGTACTCAACAACAGGAGAAAACAACACGCGATTTTTTTCATGGAAAGGCGATTAGGTACCCCCAACGGGGTGATAGCTGTAAATTTCAATTTGAAAGTAGCCTTTATACTACTCCCGGCAGTATTAAAACTACTACTGACCCAATAAAACACTTTTTGCGCATTTTCTGAAATAAAACCTATGGGCAAACCCGCCGGACGATTGGTGTCACTGGACGCGTTGCGTGGCTTCACCATTGCCGCCATGATCACCGTCAATTTTCCGGGCCATCCCGACTTCGTGTACGCGCCGCTCCACCATACCCGCTGGAACGGGCTTTCGTTCACGGATCTCATCGCGCCCATCTTCCTCTTTGTCATCGGGGTTTCGATTGCCTTCGCCTATTCCCGGAGGCTAGCGGAGAAGTCGCCCAAAGCGGAACTGCACCGCAAAATCATCATCCGGGCGGTGAAGATTTTTGCCGTCGGCATGTTCCTCAACCTGCTGCCCGCTTTTGATATTTCGGACGTCCGCTGGACGGGTACCCTACACCGCATCGCCTTCGTTTTTTTATTCTGCGGACTCCTGTTTCTGCACACAACCTGGCGGCAACAAGCCTGGATCGCCGCCATCATTCTGGTAGGGTACTGGCTGGCGATGACGCTCATTCCCACGCCGGGCGTAGGTGAGGTCATGCTGGAGCCGGGTGTCAACCTGGCGGCCTGGGTGGATCAGCAGTGGCTGCCTGGCAAGATGTGGCAGGGTACCTGGGACCCGGAGGGTATCCTGAGCACGTTCCCCGCCACTGCTACGGGCATCACCGGGATGCTGGCCGGGCGGCTGTTGCTCAGTCGGTTCACGCCCCACGAAAAAGTTAATTTCCTGATGACGGCCGGGGTACTTTCATCCCTACTGGGCTATGCGTGGAGCCTGGCCTTTCCGCTCAACGAGAATCTGTGGACCAGTTCGTTTGTGTTGCTCACCTCGGGATTTGCAGCGTTGTTGCTGGGTGCGTTGTATTTTGTGGTGGACATTCTGGGGCGACAGCGAGGGACGGGCGTCGGGGTCATATTTGGAGCCAATGCTATTACTGTGTACGTGCTGGCGGATATTTTCGCCCTGGTTTTTTATGGAACTCTCTTTGGTGAGGTACCCCTCAATGAACAGGCCGTAGGTGCCCTGATCGACTGGGGCTTGGCGCCCAAATTGGCGAGCATGCTGTACGCGCTGGCCTTTACTGCGATTAATTTTATCCCTGCCTACGCTTTATACAAAAAAAAGATTTTTATAAAACTTTAACCCTACATTTTTTTACCAACCGATTTGATGCCCAGCTACCCCAAACTTCCCTCGGGCCTCTGGCCCGTGATGATTACGCCTTTTACCGCATCCAACGAAATCAACTACGCGGGACTTGAAACGCTCACACAGTTTTATATCGACGCCGGATCAAACGGACTATTTGCCAATTGCCTGTCGAGCGAAATGTACCAGCTCACCGAATCCGAGCGGCTGGATTTGATCAAAGGGGTACTTCGGGCCAGCGACGGCAAGGTACCCGTCGCGGCGACAGGTACCCTCAGCCGGGATCTTTCGGAGAATGTAGAGTTTATCAAAAAAGTCCACGATACGGGGGTGCAAGCGGTGGTGCTCATTTCGAGCCTGATCGTGCTGCCCGATGAAGACGAGGGTACCTTTAAAAATCGACTGGAGCAAATCCTCGACCAAACGGACGGAATTCCGCTGGGCTTGTACGAATGTCCGGTACCCTATAAACGTCTGCTCAGCCCCGGCCTGATGCAATGGCTGGTGAGTAGCGGCCGGTTTGTGTACCACAAGGATACTTCCTGCCATTCCGCCTCAATTCAGAAAAAGCGGGAAGCTACGCAGGGTTCCAACCTACTCTTCATGAACGCCGACACCGCCACCGCGCTGGACTCTCTGGAAGCCGGTGCTGACGGGCTGTCCCCCATCTCCGCCAATTTTTATCCCGAATTGTATACCTACTTGATGAAGCAATACCGGGAGCACGGCAAGACCGACGCACTGACGCAATTCCACGCCTGGCTTACTTTGATGGATCGCACCACGCATACGTTTTATCCCTACTCGGCCAAGTGGTTTTTGCAACAGCGCGGTCTGGCTATAGGTACCTACACGCGTATTCCCACAGAGACCATGCCACAAGTAGATCACCTCCGCTTCAAGGCTTTGATGGATTCGTTCAGGTCCCTGGCGGAAATGCACGATATACCGCTGGTACTTTGAGCTATTAGCCGGGCGGCGTTCCGCCAATAGCCATCAGCTAACAGCTTCAGAACTTTAAACTTCGCTTATCCCTTGCAAACCCTCGACCTGATCGTATTCATTGTGTACATGGGCGGCATTTCGCTCTTTGGCGCTTCATTTTATTCCAAAGACAAATCCTCGGATACCTTCACGCTGGGCAACAGCAATTTTCCGACTTGGGTGGTCACCATGTCCATCTTCGCGACGTTCGTGAGTAGCATCAGCTTTCTGGGCCTACCGGGAAATGCCTACCAAACCAACTGGAACGCCTTCGTTTTCAGCTTGTCGCTGCCCATTGCTTCCATCATGGCGGTGCAGTTTTTCGTGCCGCTCTACCGCAAACTGAACAGTCCATCGGCCTACGCCTACATGGAGACAAAGTTCGGCTTGTGGGCGCGGGTGTACGTGTCGGCCTGCTACTTGCTGACCCAAATGATGCGGATCGGTACCATTCTGTACCTGCTGGCGCTGCCTGTCAACGCGCTATTCGGCTGGGACATTCTCACAATCATCGCCCTCACCGGACTGGTGGTGATGGGTTACTCGCTGCTGGGCGGGATTCAGGCCGTGATGTGGACGGACGCCATTCAGGGTATCGTGCTCATTGGCGGGGCACTGGTCTGTTTGCTGTACATTTTCTTTTCCATGCCCGAAGGACCGGGTCAGGTGTTCACCGTCGCGCTGGAAAACGATAAATTCAGCTTGGGTAGCTTTGGCAGTAGCCTCAGCGAATCGACCTTCTGGGTGGTGCTGATCTACGGTATTTTCATCAATTTACAGAACTACGGCATCGACCAAAACTACGTGCAGCGTTACATGGCCTCGCGTTCTGAAGCCGAAGCCAAGCGGTCGGCGTTCTGGGGCGGGATGTTGTACGTACCCGTCTCGATGCTGTTTTTTCTGATCGGTACGGCACTGTTTTCCTACTATTCCGTATTTCCGAATTCGCTGCCCGCCGAATTGCACGACGTAACGAAAAGCGACCGGGTATTTCCTTTTTTCATTGTCAAGGTTCTCCCGCCCGGCCTGACGGGATTGCTTATCGCCTCCATTTTTGCGGCAGGCATGAGTACCATTTCCACCAGTATCAATAGTTCGTCCACGGTCGTGCTGGTCGATTACTACCAGCGTTTTTCTAAAACCAAACTCACCGAAAAGCAATCCATGCGGGTGCTCTACCTCACTACCTTCATCATCAGCATTCTGGGTATCGGCATTGCTTTCGCGATGATCAATGTCAAGAGCGCACTGGATGCCTGGTGGAAGCTGGCCTCGGTGTTTAGCGGCGGGATGCTGGGGCTGTTCCTGCTAGGGGCATTTGTAGAGAAAGTCAACCGGAAAGGCGCGATCGTCGGTATGGTTTTGGGCGTACTACTGATCCTATGGATGAGCCTTTCTCCCATTTTCTGGACCGAGGGTACCTTGAGCGTCTACGCCAGTCCGTTCCACGCCTACCTGGCGATCGTGTTTGGTACCCTGGTGCTTTTCATTACGGGTTTTCTGGCAACGGTGCTGTTTTCGCGAAAGTCGACTGATTGATTTTAACTCCCCGAAAGTTCAAAACTTTCGGGGAGTTAAAGGTACCCGCACCGATGATCCCCGCACGATCAATTCTGCTTCCAGCACGACCGTCTCGGGTTTTGCCAACTCTTCCTCTCCCTGTATCAGCCGCAAAATCATCCTGGCGGCCGCCTCGCCGATTTGCGTAGTAGGTTGCTTCACCGTAGTGAGACCGTTGCCAATGTGGGCTGCAATAGAGTCGTCGCTGAACCCCACCACACCCAGATCGTCCGGAATACGCAGCCCTTTGGCTTTGGCCAGCATCATGATTTCGATCGCCGAGGGGTCATTGACTGCAAAAATAGCGTCCGGTGGTACAGGTAAATCAAGAAAATAGCCCGTATAAATTCGTGCTTTTTGCGCGCGCAAATCGCCATGTATAACCAGTTCGGGGATAACCTCCAATCCGTTTTTGCGCAAAGCATCGCAGTAGCCGCGGAGCCTCTCCTGGCTGATCAGTAAGTTGGTGGGACCACCCAGGTGGGCAATGCGGCGGTAGCCATTCCGAATCAGGTGATCCACCGCCGTATAGGCACCCTGGTAGTCGTTGACCACCACCCTATACTTTCCAAGTTCCTCACTCACCCGGTTGAAGTATACCACCGGAATATCTCTTTTTTCAAAAATCCTCAGATGGTCGTAGTTGTTGGTTTCATGGCTCATCGAAACCAGCAGACCGTCCACGCGGTTGGCCAGCAGGGCTTTGGTATTGTTCTTCTCGGTTTCATACGATTCGTCAGACTGCATGATAATCAGGTGGTACCCCGCCTGCGCCAGTACCTTTTGTGCTCCCACAATGATGTTGGGAAAAAACTGGGTCATAAACTCAGGTACGATGATGCCGACCGTTTCTGTACGACTTTTCACTAGGCTATGGGCCAGTTGGTTAGGTTGGTAGTCGAGCTCCTGGGCTTTTTCCAGGATGGCCCGGCGGGTATTGGGGTTGATGTCGGGATGGCCGTGCAACGCTCTCGATACCGTAGAGTTAGAAACGCCCAGGTCCTGAGCGATGTCAATGATGGTAGTTTGATGCCGCCTTCTCTTCCGAACCTGGCGATTGGCCGAGGGAATGGTAAAGTAATAGTCACAATTCTTGCAAAGGAAGCGCTGATTACCCCGCACAAATCCCGCCTTCATGATCGAATCGACCTGCTGGCATTTTGGGCATTCTGTCATAGTAGTGAAAATTGTATTTTTTACAGTCCGCCTTTCCTATATTCTCAGAAGTCACTGGAAGAACTGAAATTGTTTTTTTTCGGTATTCTGCAATTATAAATAATAAAAGTTATGTATCGGTAACGTTTGCGGAAACGTTACCGATATTTTTTGACCAAAAATTCTGGTTTTATGCATTTCCCATTCCTTGACAACTGCGCATTGTATCTTATATTTAGTATAAAATCAGCCTAAAATACAAAACAGGGCAGTTAATGAATAAAGCGTCTCTGTTTTGTAAGGCCCGATAATCTTTACATAAAATTGTACTATACTTATTTCAACCCTTTATTCTTAATCATTAGCCTTATGTTAAAAAATCTAATCAGACTCTTTTCACTGGCGGTACTTGGGTTACTATCCTTGAGTCATATACAGGCGCAGGACCTGGCCGTAAAAGGAAAAGTAACGGACGATAGCGGGGAAGCCATTCCCGGTGTAAGTGTAACGGTGAAAGGTACCCAGCGAGGTACCATTACCAATGTGGACGGTACCTACTCGGTCAATGCAGCGTCGAACGCTACCCTGGTCTTTTCATTTCTGGGCTATGAAAGTCAGGAAGCTGTGGTGAACAATCGTGCTACGATCAACATTTCCCTCAAAACCGACACCAAAGCCTTGGAAGAAGTGGTGGTGGTAGGGTACGGTACCCAAAGGAAAGTGGAAACCACCGGCTCAATTGCCTCGGTTAAGTCCGATGAGCTGACCCAACTACCTGTCACCAACGTGGCGCAGGGATTGCAGGCGCGCGTTTCGGGGGTACAGATCAACCAGAACTCCGGCTCACCCGGCGGAAACATCAGCGTGCGTGTACGGGGTACCAACTCCATCAACGGTAACTCGGAGCCGCTGTACGTGGTAGACGGTATCCAGATTTCCAATGGCGGCGGCATCAACGAT is from Salmonirosea aquatica and encodes:
- a CDS encoding DNA-binding transcriptional regulator translates to MYKIILLIDFAEEYSKSLLKGISAYSRDHGPWIFCRMPLFHRETMGLEGILKWALDWGADGIVGQLYNDEDIVKIVEAGISVIAQDFKERFREVPNITGAYRETGQMAAEHFLKKGFKHFAFYGFSDIVWSRERAEGFEERINKAGYPVEYFEHRKARSSELWYYKPSSLSQWLKSLPKPVALMACDDNQGQHITEACRLSGIRIPEEVAVLGVDNDVMLCELSDPPLSSIALDVEKGGYDAARLLDHMIRHGTADAYDIVVKPTQVVTRHSTDIYATNDTCIATSLKYIHQNADRNLQVDEVVKQVPLSRRALEKRFQAITGYPVYQYIFNLRMEKFTQKLLETDMSIFEIALDMGMTDSKNIARQFRQIKGCTPIEYRKQYLAGR
- a CDS encoding MFS transporter, with the translated sequence MKRNPFIVFLIFVIFFVISFLSNILGPIIPDIVDSFDLSLGLAGFMPFAFFVSYGVMSIPSGLLVEKYREKKVLLWAFMLAFVGALLFALLPGFGVALLSLFLIGIGMAMLQVVINPLLRVAGGEENFAFNSVMAQLFFGAASFLSPLLYSYLVLHVHSGSDSSLIQLFDSLVPENLKWVSLYWVFALIALAMVIIIQLVRFPTVELKADEKMETGLAFRELLADRKVLLFFLGIFTYVGTEQGIANWTSKFLQTYHGVDPATTGASVLSNFWGLLTIGCLLGLVLLKFFDSRRVLLIFTAGAVVALLAALFGTLEIALIAFPLTGFFASVMWSIVVSLALNSVPHHHGTFSGILCSGIAGGAVVPLVVGGLAEWLDLRTAMLFMLLTLGYIFSIGIWARPLVTNATIRVGELFKGKGT
- a CDS encoding family 20 glycosylhydrolase — encoded protein: MKKIACCFLLLLSTLFLFRCGKVSEETLTGKSELKVSWKLVSNFTERENAFDAYFNLTNNGTTDLNDSNWALFFNMAPRPIIPNKTPQAARVVHINGDWYKLVPEKGFSLKAGEFTQIWYSGIEGVIKETDAPLGLYIVYYDKTGKEEKFEQIADYTIEPFTERQQILRGKEDSLRMPTAANRYAANLPLHVVPADSLLKIIPSPVHIKRVGGTLTLDGSQAIRYGKGLEKEANFLSKRLNEITTASYKVGAAAANATPGIDLRIDSLSVNGIAKEAYRLSVTPKGVSIVGSDAAGVFYGIQSLLALIPFEAYAQKKTTLACLDIEDAPRFHTRGLHVDVSRNFQTKETILRTLDLMARYKLNHFLLYTTEDEGWRLEIDGLPELTEVGAQRQHTSGMDAPAIHPAYGSGPLAYETGKHGSGYYTKADFVEILKYAAERHIRVIPELNFPGHAMAAIKSMEARYERLMKQGKEQEANEYRLIDPDDRSAYLSAQGYKNNVVSVARESTYRFYEKVVDEMAKMYQQAGLKMNVIHAGGDEVPEGAWTASPMAAKLLKENPTIKDPKNLQAYFFGKLVERMKKRGLTVHGWEEVALLKADGGKYEPNPAFAGGGVVPYIWNNLFDYRDLGYRLANAGYPVILCNVSNFYFDMSYDNDPKEPGLYWAGFVDTRDNWTFAPYNMFSTTLETNMGRPLDVNADFKGMERLRPDARKNIIGVEAQLWSETVKGRAMLESYMLPKMIGYAESAWGQERDWEEMPPNDDRKKRVAKEWNVFANTIAVRELPRLARFNGGYNYRLPLPGAIVRNDTLKANTALPGLSIRYTTDGTEPTTESPEYRQPLPVKGTVRLKSFDRAGRSSRTAIASK
- a CDS encoding acyltransferase family protein — protein: MGKPAGRLVSLDALRGFTIAAMITVNFPGHPDFVYAPLHHTRWNGLSFTDLIAPIFLFVIGVSIAFAYSRRLAEKSPKAELHRKIIIRAVKIFAVGMFLNLLPAFDISDVRWTGTLHRIAFVFLFCGLLFLHTTWRQQAWIAAIILVGYWLAMTLIPTPGVGEVMLEPGVNLAAWVDQQWLPGKMWQGTWDPEGILSTFPATATGITGMLAGRLLLSRFTPHEKVNFLMTAGVLSSLLGYAWSLAFPLNENLWTSSFVLLTSGFAALLLGALYFVVDILGRQRGTGVGVIFGANAITVYVLADIFALVFYGTLFGEVPLNEQAVGALIDWGLAPKLASMLYALAFTAINFIPAYALYKKKIFIKL
- a CDS encoding dihydrodipicolinate synthase family protein — its product is MPSYPKLPSGLWPVMITPFTASNEINYAGLETLTQFYIDAGSNGLFANCLSSEMYQLTESERLDLIKGVLRASDGKVPVAATGTLSRDLSENVEFIKKVHDTGVQAVVLISSLIVLPDEDEGTFKNRLEQILDQTDGIPLGLYECPVPYKRLLSPGLMQWLVSSGRFVYHKDTSCHSASIQKKREATQGSNLLFMNADTATALDSLEAGADGLSPISANFYPELYTYLMKQYREHGKTDALTQFHAWLTLMDRTTHTFYPYSAKWFLQQRGLAIGTYTRIPTETMPQVDHLRFKALMDSFRSLAEMHDIPLVL
- a CDS encoding sodium:solute symporter, whose translation is MQTLDLIVFIVYMGGISLFGASFYSKDKSSDTFTLGNSNFPTWVVTMSIFATFVSSISFLGLPGNAYQTNWNAFVFSLSLPIASIMAVQFFVPLYRKLNSPSAYAYMETKFGLWARVYVSACYLLTQMMRIGTILYLLALPVNALFGWDILTIIALTGLVVMGYSLLGGIQAVMWTDAIQGIVLIGGALVCLLYIFFSMPEGPGQVFTVALENDKFSLGSFGSSLSESTFWVVLIYGIFINLQNYGIDQNYVQRYMASRSEAEAKRSAFWGGMLYVPVSMLFFLIGTALFSYYSVFPNSLPAELHDVTKSDRVFPFFIVKVLPPGLTGLLIASIFAAGMSTISTSINSSSTVVLVDYYQRFSKTKLTEKQSMRVLYLTTFIISILGIGIAFAMINVKSALDAWWKLASVFSGGMLGLFLLGAFVEKVNRKGAIVGMVLGVLLILWMSLSPIFWTEGTLSVYASPFHAYLAIVFGTLVLFITGFLATVLFSRKSTD
- a CDS encoding LacI family DNA-binding transcriptional regulator, producing MTECPKCQQVDSIMKAGFVRGNQRFLCKNCDYYFTIPSANRQVRKRRRHQTTIIDIAQDLGVSNSTVSRALHGHPDINPNTRRAILEKAQELDYQPNQLAHSLVKSRTETVGIIVPEFMTQFFPNIIVGAQKVLAQAGYHLIIMQSDESYETEKNNTKALLANRVDGLLVSMSHETNNYDHLRIFEKRDIPVVYFNRVSEELGKYRVVVNDYQGAYTAVDHLIRNGYRRIAHLGGPTNLLISQERLRGYCDALRKNGLEVIPELVIHGDLRAQKARIYTGYFLDLPVPPDAIFAVNDPSAIEIMMLAKAKGLRIPDDLGVVGFSDDSIAAHIGNGLTTVKQPTTQIGEAAARMILRLIQGEEELAKPETVVLEAELIVRGSSVRVPLTPRKF